The Verrucomicrobiia bacterium DNA window CAATTTTAACGACATCAGGAGCCGCGCCGCCGCCCGGCCGAACTCCACCGCTGCGCCACGTCCAGCCATCCTCGGAAATCAATCCGCCTCTCCCTGTGCCGAACGTGTAAAACTTGCCGTCACATTCCATAATCGTGGACGGATCGTGGATGTAAGGTTCCCCGTCGAGGGCAACGGCTGAACTCGATACGCAAAGAGCGCACAGGCTGGCAACTGCGAACGCTGGAATTCGGGATTTCATGAATTCAGGGACGAAACAAAACCAAAATCGGAAGCCTCATTGAATTTCGGCTGTCGCAACTTTCAACGAAAGATCTGTAATCGCATCACCATTTTCATCGATGAACCGCGCGCAGAAGTCGCTCATACCCGGGCCGTTGATGACGGCGCCGCGAATGATGTTCGTGCCCTTGTTGAGCGTGAGACGTTTCGAGACGCAGTCGTCCATCACCATGCGCCGATCTCCAGAAAGCACAACCGCCTCCCGCCCGTTCACCCACCATAGGGATGCTGAATTCGAGCCGACCGCGAGTCGCACGTTCTTCATCTCGCGTGGGGACTCGACGACGGTAACAGCCCAGAAAAGAACGCCGTAAGTGGGCTTGTGAACACCATCCGCGAAGCGGAACAATTTGACGTTGAAGTTTGTGGTGTCGAGAGCGTGCCACGCCAGTTCTTCGCCCGCGACTGTCACCGTGTCACCGTGGCGTGGCACAACCGTAAACTGGTTTGGAAAATATTCTGCGTGAAAGGCATCGCGAATGTAGCTGTCCGTGAACACGGTGTTGCTGCGATTCGGCTTCCGGATCGGCTCCAGCAGCGTCCACCGCTGCAGAAAACCTTC harbors:
- a CDS encoding acetylxylan esterase, which codes for MLRKTIGIVVCVLAVSASQAFSAEPSPPAGNATNRPSSGPGARDYTPDHPRSLAPYFTPATAAPKAPDKEGFLQRWTLLEPIRKPNRSNTVFTDSYIRDAFHAEYFPNQFTVVPRHGDTVTVAGEELAWHALDTTNFNVKLFRFADGVHKPTYGVLFWAVTVVESPREMKNVRLAVGSNSASLWWVNGREAVVLSGDRRMVMDDCVSKRLTLNKGTNIIRGAVINGPGMSDFCARFIDENGDAITDLSLKVATAEIQ